Proteins encoded within one genomic window of Amorphoplanes friuliensis DSM 7358:
- a CDS encoding universal stress protein — protein sequence MKVLVWVEEGTWPACVDAARDLSDDITLLHVVDEATVAAMSGPVGLLGRSGGGGDPEFLLAEAERTLIDEAVARLGREVPREVRRGRPEREVVAACADVDLLVLARNGDRSRLGPRSLAHHTRFVVDHAPCQVLLVWPEATPGLGTIPPPPHHDRTR from the coding sequence GTGAAGGTTCTGGTGTGGGTCGAGGAGGGCACATGGCCGGCGTGTGTCGATGCCGCGCGTGACCTCAGTGACGACATCACCCTGCTGCACGTCGTCGACGAGGCAACGGTGGCCGCGATGAGTGGCCCGGTAGGTCTGCTGGGGCGTTCGGGTGGGGGCGGCGACCCGGAGTTTCTGCTGGCCGAGGCCGAGCGGACCTTGATCGACGAGGCCGTCGCCCGGCTCGGCCGGGAGGTGCCCCGCGAGGTACGCCGAGGGCGCCCGGAGCGCGAGGTCGTGGCCGCGTGCGCGGATGTGGATCTCCTGGTGCTGGCCCGGAACGGCGACCGCAGCCGGCTCGGCCCGCGCAGTCTGGCCCACCACACCCGCTTTGTCGTCGATCACGCACCGTGCCAGGTTTTGCTGGTCTGGCCGGAGGCGACACCGG